The proteins below are encoded in one region of Bosea sp. BIWAKO-01:
- a CDS encoding FAD-binding oxidoreductase: MTYPDTFYARTAATTNKRAPLQGRAEVDTCIIGGGLAGLTCAYELARAGRSVAVLEAEAVGWGASGRNGGFVGPGYARSHASIASAIGDAKANELHGLSIEGMRIVSDNIRDLGIASADPRPGKFGVVRYDSGDSLARARDQLARDHGYSVDFWPTERVREVLRSPKYHQALFDPHSFHIHPLNYARALADAIESLGGRIIEGSRVVSAELSGPEKRLLTASGELRARQVVIACGGYTDNLVPKLRSSQLPIATYVLTTEAAPEVIAGAIRTRAAIADDRRAGDYYRIVEDGQRLLWGGRITTRTSEPRDLAALLRRTMISTYPELEALKVEIAWSGLMSYARHLMPQIGQLGPNVWHCLGFGGHGLNTTAIGGRVIAEAILGASDRHRLFAPFGLVWNGGVFGTVAVQATYWRYQMMDWLRER; this comes from the coding sequence CTGACCTATCCCGATACCTTCTATGCCCGCACCGCAGCGACGACGAACAAGAGGGCCCCGCTGCAGGGCCGTGCCGAGGTCGATACCTGCATCATTGGCGGCGGGCTCGCCGGCCTGACCTGCGCCTATGAGCTGGCCCGGGCCGGGCGCTCGGTCGCGGTGCTGGAGGCAGAGGCGGTCGGTTGGGGCGCATCGGGTCGCAATGGCGGCTTCGTCGGCCCCGGCTATGCGCGTAGCCATGCCTCGATCGCCAGCGCCATCGGAGACGCCAAGGCGAACGAACTCCACGGCCTTTCGATCGAGGGCATGCGGATCGTCTCAGACAACATTCGCGACCTCGGCATCGCCAGTGCCGACCCGCGGCCGGGCAAGTTCGGCGTCGTGCGCTATGACAGTGGCGACAGCCTCGCTCGGGCGCGCGACCAGCTGGCGCGGGACCACGGCTACTCCGTCGATTTCTGGCCGACCGAACGGGTTCGCGAGGTGTTGCGTTCGCCGAAGTACCACCAGGCCCTGTTTGATCCCCATTCCTTCCACATCCACCCCCTCAACTATGCGCGCGCCCTGGCGGACGCCATCGAGTCGCTGGGAGGGCGGATCATCGAAGGATCGCGCGTTGTTTCTGCCGAACTCTCCGGTCCCGAGAAGCGCCTGCTCACCGCATCGGGAGAGCTGCGCGCCCGGCAGGTCGTGATCGCCTGCGGCGGCTATACCGACAACCTCGTGCCCAAGCTGCGGTCGAGCCAGTTGCCGATCGCAACCTATGTGCTGACGACCGAGGCAGCGCCGGAGGTGATCGCCGGGGCCATCCGGACGCGCGCCGCGATCGCCGATGATCGCCGAGCCGGGGATTACTACCGCATCGTCGAGGATGGCCAGCGCCTGCTCTGGGGCGGCCGCATCACCACCCGCACCAGCGAGCCGCGCGATCTCGCCGCCCTGTTGCGCCGGACCATGATCTCGACCTATCCCGAGCTCGAAGCGCTGAAGGTCGAGATCGCTTGGTCGGGCCTGATGTCCTATGCGCGGCATCTGATGCCGCAGATTGGTCAGCTCGGCCCGAATGTCTGGCACTGCCTCGGCTTTGGCGGGCATGGGCTCAACACCACTGCGATCGGCGGCCGCGTCATTGCCGAGGCCATTCTTGGAGCCAGCGATCGCCATCGCCTGTTCGCCCCCTTCGGCCTCGTCTGGAACGGCGGCGTATTCGGCACTGTCGCTGTCCAGGCGACCTATTGGCGCTATCAGATGATGGACTGGCTGCGCGAGCGTTGA
- a CDS encoding branched-chain amino acid ABC transporter substrate-binding protein → MSKFKFFVSAAFAATLLASAPAARADIVIGLIAPLTGPVAAYGDQVRNGAEAAIDAINKKGGVLGEKLVLKLADDAGDPKQGVSAANLLVGDKVRFVVGPVTSGVAIPASDVFAENGVLMVTPTATAPSLTTRGLTNVLRTCGRDDQQAEVAANYVLKNLRDKRIAVIHDKGTYGKGLADAFKKVINAGGLNEALYLSLTPGEKDLSAVITRLKAGNIDLIYFGGYHPEGGLLARQLRDAGLKATIIGGEGLSNTEFWAIANETAAGALFTNATDVLKNPDSAEAVKVLKDKGIPPEAFTLNAYAAVEVLKAGIEKAGKATNAAAVATALKSGGPITTAIGKLAYDKNGDLSSPAFSMFKWDAGKIVAVE, encoded by the coding sequence ATGAGCAAGTTCAAGTTCTTCGTCAGTGCGGCGTTTGCTGCCACGCTGCTCGCCTCGGCGCCGGCGGCACGGGCCGATATCGTCATCGGCCTCATCGCGCCGCTGACGGGTCCGGTCGCAGCCTATGGCGACCAGGTGCGAAACGGCGCGGAGGCGGCGATCGACGCCATCAACAAGAAGGGCGGCGTGCTCGGCGAGAAGCTGGTGCTCAAGCTTGCCGATGACGCCGGTGATCCCAAGCAGGGGGTTTCGGCCGCCAATCTGCTGGTCGGGGACAAGGTGCGCTTCGTTGTCGGGCCGGTGACGTCTGGCGTCGCCATTCCCGCGTCCGATGTCTTTGCCGAGAATGGTGTGCTGATGGTCACGCCGACCGCCACGGCGCCGTCGCTCACCACCCGCGGGCTGACCAATGTTCTGCGGACATGCGGCCGCGATGATCAGCAGGCCGAGGTCGCCGCCAACTATGTCCTGAAGAATCTCAGGGACAAGCGGATTGCGGTCATCCATGACAAGGGCACATACGGCAAAGGCCTCGCGGATGCCTTCAAGAAGGTGATCAATGCCGGTGGCCTGAACGAGGCGCTCTACCTGTCGTTGACACCGGGCGAGAAGGATCTCTCCGCCGTCATCACCCGTCTCAAGGCCGGCAATATCGACCTGATCTATTTCGGCGGCTACCATCCGGAAGGTGGCCTCCTCGCCCGGCAGCTTCGCGACGCCGGTCTCAAGGCCACCATCATCGGCGGCGAGGGGCTTTCCAATACGGAGTTCTGGGCGATCGCCAATGAGACGGCGGCAGGCGCACTCTTCACCAACGCGACAGACGTGCTGAAGAACCCCGACTCCGCGGAAGCGGTCAAGGTTCTCAAGGACAAGGGTATCCCGCCGGAAGCCTTCACGCTCAATGCCTATGCCGCGGTCGAAGTGCTGAAGGCCGGCATCGAGAAAGCCGGCAAGGCCACCAATGCGGCCGCAGTTGCGACAGCGCTGAAGTCCGGAGGGCCCATCACCACCGCCATCGGCAAGCTGGCCTATGACAAGAATGGCGATCTCAGCTCGCCGGCGTTCTCGATGTTCAAATGGGACGCTGGCAAGATCGTCGCCGTGGAGTAA
- a CDS encoding adenylate/guanylate cyclase domain-containing protein: MPYSPDAPRTSLFKKYFLALFAAVALPLLIAGGSEAWFGYHDQRARLNDLLDAEARGAAAKIQDFMEGIRDQLGWMVQLPWSEATDERRRLDALRLLRQVPAVVSLSLIDAAGRERLFVSRIGLNRVESGEDHSANPAVAGARSGRVWFGPVTFYGGSEPFMTVSVAGNRSAVGVAVAEVNLKFIWDVISAIRVGRTGEAFVLDQPGRLVAHPDISLVLRADEAATQPLQALRAAMLARPGQAITGQDIARNTVLAAMAPIPGVDWSVIVKQPVTEAFRRINAALWRTGVLLIAGTALAAVLAYWLTQRMVGPIRLLEEGVAQIGAGQFDHRISLGTGDEFERLATRFNEMAGELAVSQERSERISRLRRFLAPQVAELVDRTGDDSVLDGRRVEVVVVFCDLRGFTAFSAQAEPETVMGVLGEYYGAIEAVVSAHGATLMGFSGDGAMVLVNAPVSCPDPALRAVTMASDMQMSVQKLLVGWRTQGHQLGFGVGLAMGPATVGRIGSEGRLDYAAIGNVTNLASRLCASARDSEILIDRVAARAVGSSVPLAELDPRSLKGFDRPVPVFAVVFGIGH, encoded by the coding sequence GTGCCATATTCGCCCGACGCCCCACGAACCTCGCTGTTCAAGAAGTATTTTCTCGCCCTGTTCGCGGCGGTAGCCCTCCCTCTTCTGATTGCCGGTGGGAGCGAAGCCTGGTTCGGCTATCACGACCAGCGCGCGAGGCTGAACGACCTGCTCGATGCAGAAGCCCGAGGGGCGGCGGCGAAGATCCAGGATTTCATGGAAGGGATCCGCGATCAGCTTGGATGGATGGTGCAATTGCCGTGGTCGGAGGCGACCGACGAGCGGCGTAGGCTCGACGCGTTGCGCCTGTTGCGCCAGGTCCCCGCCGTGGTCAGCCTCAGCCTCATCGATGCGGCCGGTCGGGAGCGTCTGTTCGTGTCGCGGATCGGCCTGAACAGAGTTGAGAGCGGCGAGGACCACTCGGCGAATCCGGCGGTGGCGGGAGCCCGCTCGGGGCGGGTCTGGTTTGGGCCCGTGACGTTCTATGGCGGCTCGGAGCCATTCATGACGGTCTCTGTCGCCGGTAATCGCTCGGCGGTGGGAGTGGCGGTCGCGGAGGTCAATCTCAAGTTCATCTGGGATGTGATCTCGGCGATAAGGGTGGGGCGAACCGGCGAGGCGTTCGTGCTCGACCAGCCGGGGCGCCTTGTCGCCCATCCCGATATCAGCCTGGTGCTGCGTGCCGACGAAGCCGCAACGCAACCGCTTCAGGCCTTGCGGGCTGCCATGCTGGCGCGCCCCGGCCAGGCGATCACCGGGCAGGATATCGCGCGAAACACGGTGCTGGCCGCCATGGCACCGATCCCCGGTGTCGATTGGAGCGTCATCGTCAAGCAGCCCGTCACTGAGGCATTCCGCCGGATCAATGCCGCACTTTGGCGCACCGGGGTGCTGCTCATTGCCGGAACGGCCCTTGCGGCGGTGCTTGCCTATTGGCTGACGCAGCGCATGGTCGGGCCGATACGTCTCCTGGAGGAGGGCGTCGCGCAGATCGGCGCAGGGCAGTTCGATCACCGGATCAGCCTCGGCACGGGCGACGAGTTCGAACGGCTGGCCACCCGGTTCAATGAGATGGCCGGTGAATTGGCGGTGTCCCAGGAACGCTCTGAACGCATCAGCCGTCTCCGGCGCTTTCTCGCGCCGCAAGTGGCCGAACTCGTCGACCGTACGGGGGATGACAGCGTGCTCGACGGACGACGCGTCGAGGTCGTCGTGGTCTTCTGCGATTTGCGCGGTTTCACCGCTTTCTCGGCACAGGCTGAGCCCGAAACCGTGATGGGCGTGCTCGGCGAGTACTACGGCGCCATCGAAGCGGTGGTCAGCGCGCATGGGGCGACGCTGATGGGCTTTTCCGGGGACGGAGCAATGGTCCTGGTCAACGCGCCGGTTTCCTGCCCTGATCCGGCCCTGCGCGCCGTCACCATGGCGAGCGACATGCAGATGAGCGTGCAGAAACTTCTGGTCGGATGGCGCACCCAAGGTCACCAGCTTGGCTTTGGCGTCGGGCTGGCCATGGGCCCGGCCACGGTCGGGCGGATCGGCTCGGAAGGCCGCCTCGATTACGCTGCGATCGGCAACGTCACCAACCTGGCATCGCGCCTATGCGCGAGCGCCCGGGATTCCGAGATCCTGATCGATCGCGTCGCGGCCCGCGCGGTTGGCTCGAGCGTGCCGCTGGCTGAGTTGGATCCGCGGAGTCTGAAGGGGTTCGACCGACCCGTTCCCGTCTTCGCCGTCGTCTTCGGCATCGGACATTAG
- a CDS encoding amino acid ABC transporter permease — protein sequence MVSAAEMETLNLARTDLPPPRGREWTARLKPFLGTPINAVITLACLWLIYRLVTGAWGWLVTRAVLEGGPQACKVGAGACWPFLAAKLRFMIFGFYPYDEHWRPAFAVILFLGAMIVSMIPRFWSRRLLWLWLAVPVICGVLMYGGVLGLPVVSTTNWGGLPLSFMLSSVGLAFGFPLGVVLALARSSKLPAIQVIAIIFIEVVRGVPLVSILFMASVMLPLFMPDGLTVDKLLRAQVAIIIFAGAYIAETVRGGLQAVSKGQHEAAAALGLGYWLSMRKIILPQALKIVIPPLVNIFIGFFQDTTLVTIIGLLDFLDTVRASLRDPNWQGIAVMEGYVFAALVYALFSYGMGSYSRFLERRLKTDHDRSPAH from the coding sequence ATGGTCAGCGCCGCTGAAATGGAAACACTCAACCTCGCGCGGACGGACCTGCCGCCGCCACGCGGGCGCGAATGGACCGCCCGGCTGAAGCCCTTTCTGGGCACGCCGATCAATGCCGTCATCACACTGGCCTGCCTGTGGCTGATCTATCGCCTCGTCACGGGAGCCTGGGGCTGGCTCGTGACGCGCGCGGTGCTCGAAGGCGGGCCGCAGGCGTGCAAGGTCGGGGCCGGGGCTTGCTGGCCGTTCCTGGCAGCGAAGCTGCGCTTCATGATCTTCGGCTTCTACCCTTACGACGAACACTGGCGGCCGGCCTTCGCGGTGATCCTGTTCCTCGGCGCCATGATCGTTTCGATGATCCCGCGCTTCTGGTCGCGGCGGCTGCTTTGGCTCTGGCTGGCCGTACCGGTGATCTGCGGCGTGCTGATGTATGGCGGCGTGCTTGGCCTGCCTGTCGTCAGCACCACGAACTGGGGTGGCCTGCCTCTTTCCTTCATGCTGTCTTCGGTCGGCCTGGCGTTCGGTTTCCCATTAGGTGTCGTGCTGGCGCTGGCACGCAGCTCGAAGCTGCCGGCGATTCAGGTCATCGCCATCATCTTCATCGAGGTCGTCCGTGGCGTGCCGCTGGTGTCGATCCTGTTCATGGCCTCGGTGATGCTGCCGTTGTTCATGCCGGACGGGCTCACGGTCGACAAGCTGCTGAGGGCACAGGTCGCGATCATCATCTTCGCCGGAGCCTATATCGCGGAGACCGTCAGGGGCGGGTTGCAGGCAGTCTCGAAGGGCCAACACGAAGCCGCTGCGGCGCTCGGGCTCGGCTACTGGCTGTCGATGCGCAAGATCATCCTGCCGCAGGCGCTGAAGATCGTGATTCCGCCGCTCGTCAATATCTTCATCGGCTTTTTCCAGGACACCACCCTGGTCACCATCATCGGTCTTCTCGACTTCCTCGACACGGTCCGCGCATCGCTGCGCGATCCGAACTGGCAGGGGATCGCCGTGATGGAGGGATATGTGTTTGCCGCGCTGGTCTATGCCCTGTTCAGCTACGGCATGGGGTCCTATAGCCGGTTCCTTGAGCGTCGACTCAAGACCGATCACGATCGTAGTCCGGCCCACTGA
- a CDS encoding ABC transporter substrate-binding protein: MRRRDFIALAGAAMAWDVPARAQQPALPVIGYLGSESPGPYASRLRAFREGLAEAGFVEGRNLAIEYRWAEGQYRQLPALAMDLVNRQVTVIVAPGGAEVALAAKSATATIPIVFEMGGDPIALGVVDSLSRPGGNLTGVSSLSVEVSRKRLEFMHELLPAARSFAVAVNPTSPTSNSQMRNLQAAADSFGLQLHVLRASAEQEFDGMFKAVPQMQAGGLVFTSDPYFAYRSQRLAALAAEHAVPAVSQSRDFPIAGGLMSYGGDFEQSHRHAGNYAGRIIKGEKPSDLPVQRVTKVEMFINLKAAGALKLSFPPSLLSSADGVIE, translated from the coding sequence ATGAGGCGGCGCGATTTCATCGCGCTCGCCGGTGCCGCGATGGCCTGGGACGTCCCGGCTCGCGCGCAACAGCCGGCTCTGCCGGTCATCGGGTATCTCGGTTCCGAATCCCCGGGGCCCTATGCCAGCCGCCTCCGGGCCTTTCGTGAGGGCCTGGCAGAGGCCGGATTTGTCGAGGGGCGCAATCTCGCGATCGAGTATCGGTGGGCGGAGGGCCAGTATCGCCAACTGCCCGCCCTCGCGATGGATCTCGTCAATCGTCAGGTGACGGTGATCGTGGCGCCTGGCGGTGCCGAGGTCGCGCTCGCGGCAAAATCGGCGACGGCGACGATTCCGATCGTCTTCGAAATGGGGGGAGACCCCATTGCGCTGGGCGTCGTGGACAGCCTGTCCCGGCCGGGAGGCAATCTCACAGGGGTATCGAGCCTCAGCGTGGAGGTCTCACGCAAGCGGCTGGAGTTCATGCATGAATTGCTGCCTGCCGCCAGGAGCTTTGCTGTTGCCGTCAACCCGACAAGCCCGACCTCGAACTCGCAAATGAGGAATCTCCAGGCGGCGGCGGACAGCTTCGGACTGCAGCTTCATGTCCTGAGAGCCAGTGCCGAACAGGAGTTCGACGGCATGTTCAAGGCTGTGCCTCAGATGCAGGCGGGTGGGCTCGTCTTCACCTCCGATCCCTATTTTGCCTATCGCAGTCAGCGGCTTGCCGCCCTCGCAGCCGAGCATGCGGTACCGGCGGTGAGCCAATCACGCGATTTTCCGATCGCCGGCGGGTTGATGAGCTACGGAGGTGATTTCGAGCAATCGCACCGGCACGCCGGCAATTATGCCGGTCGTATCATCAAGGGCGAGAAGCCCTCCGATCTGCCGGTCCAGCGCGTCACCAAGGTCGAGATGTTCATCAACCTGAAGGCCGCGGGCGCGCTGAAACTATCCTTCCCGCCTTCGCTGCTGAGCAGCGCCGACGGGGTGATCGAATGA
- a CDS encoding amidohydrolase family protein, translated as MNDAKGQVGKRQVGTTVIRNCDWIVAWDASTSSHVYLENADFAFAGNEITHVGPGYLGSADAEHDGRGVMLMPGFVDIHSHTGHEPGWKGMLEELGSRRLGQSSLYEFMPVFNIGPKYARHACRVATSELLRSGVTTICDLAAPREDWVGDYETTGIRAVLWAMHRSGAWRTRNGHSVEYDLDTERGDRLLLEAIKVADEANKHPSGLISGYFGPAQIDTCTEGQILGALEAARERGQPIQIHAAQSIVEFQEIVRRTGCTPIEWLDKIGALGPDTVIGHCIFLNDHPWLHWPQGNDFERLVRSGAQVAHCPVVFARRGIALNTLARYVDAGVPVGIGTDSFPHNMLDELRMACYAGRIVAGSFTAAPTSYAFSAATNVGADIIRRPDLGRLAKGCKADFSIVDMSNPYMQPDYDPIRSIVYSANDRAIRDVYVDGRQVVANGQVLHFDIGNDIEMLRQGQRDVIKTASERDWAGREIEELTPRVYKIKHPDRTGG; from the coding sequence ATGAATGACGCCAAGGGTCAGGTCGGCAAGAGGCAGGTCGGGACGACGGTTATCCGGAACTGCGACTGGATCGTCGCATGGGACGCTTCCACATCCTCCCATGTCTATCTGGAGAATGCGGACTTCGCCTTTGCCGGCAATGAGATCACCCATGTCGGGCCGGGCTATCTCGGATCGGCGGATGCCGAGCATGACGGCCGCGGCGTGATGCTTATGCCCGGCTTCGTCGACATCCACAGCCATACCGGCCATGAGCCGGGTTGGAAGGGTATGCTCGAGGAATTGGGGAGCAGGCGCCTCGGCCAAAGCTCGCTCTACGAGTTCATGCCGGTCTTCAACATCGGTCCGAAATATGCCCGTCATGCCTGCCGGGTGGCGACATCGGAACTGCTGCGGAGCGGCGTGACCACGATCTGCGATCTCGCTGCGCCCCGCGAAGACTGGGTCGGCGACTACGAGACCACCGGTATTCGCGCCGTTCTCTGGGCGATGCATCGCTCCGGGGCCTGGCGGACGCGAAATGGCCACTCCGTCGAGTATGATCTGGATACGGAGCGCGGGGACAGGCTGCTGCTCGAGGCCATCAAGGTGGCCGACGAAGCGAACAAGCACCCGAGCGGGCTGATCAGCGGATATTTCGGCCCCGCGCAGATCGATACCTGTACCGAGGGGCAGATCCTCGGCGCTCTCGAGGCCGCCCGCGAGCGCGGCCAGCCGATCCAGATTCATGCCGCGCAGAGCATTGTGGAATTCCAGGAGATCGTGCGCCGCACCGGCTGCACGCCGATCGAGTGGCTCGACAAGATCGGTGCGCTTGGTCCCGACACGGTGATCGGGCACTGCATCTTCCTCAACGACCATCCATGGCTGCATTGGCCGCAGGGCAACGACTTCGAGCGGCTTGTGCGGAGCGGTGCGCAGGTCGCCCATTGTCCTGTCGTGTTCGCTCGGCGGGGCATCGCGCTGAATACGCTCGCCCGCTATGTCGATGCGGGAGTTCCGGTCGGCATCGGCACAGACAGCTTTCCGCACAACATGCTGGATGAGTTGCGCATGGCTTGCTACGCCGGCCGCATCGTCGCGGGGAGCTTCACCGCAGCGCCGACGTCCTATGCCTTCAGTGCCGCCACCAATGTCGGAGCCGACATCATTCGCAGGCCCGATCTAGGCCGCCTGGCCAAAGGCTGCAAGGCCGATTTCTCGATCGTCGACATGTCGAACCCGTACATGCAGCCTGACTACGACCCGATCCGCAGCATCGTCTATTCCGCGAATGACCGGGCAATCCGGGACGTTTACGTGGATGGGCGACAGGTCGTCGCCAACGGGCAGGTGCTCCACTTCGATATCGGAAACGATATCGAGATGCTGCGCCAGGGGCAGCGGGACGTGATCAAGACGGCGAGCGAGCGGGATTGGGCCGGACGGGAAATCGAGGAGCTGACGCCGCGCGTCTATAAGATCAAGCATCCGGATCGCACGGGCGGCTAG
- a CDS encoding amino acid ABC transporter substrate-binding protein: MIKKIAALGIAAAALAVFAGPASAQATLDAVKKRGKVLCGVSPSSAGYSYADDKGVRQGFDTDVCRAVSSAVFGAPDKVEFVPLNTNIRFQALQSGEIDVLSRQTTMTFSRDNSLGLDFAPIVFYDGQGLMVSTKLGVKSASELSQAAICLLPGTTTLQNLEDYFKPRNIKYEAVVFEDNNEWRNAFFSGRCDVITTDRSDLASVRAVANDPKQFVILPETISKEPLAPVVRQNDSNWKDIVSWSVNTLIAAEEYGITQANVDEQLKSKDPEIQRMLGVNGDLGKMLNLDNKWAYNIIKQNGNYGEIFERSLGEKTALGLSRGPNQLWNKGGLLYSPPFR; the protein is encoded by the coding sequence ATGATCAAAAAAATTGCTGCGCTCGGGATCGCCGCCGCCGCACTCGCTGTATTTGCGGGTCCGGCCTCGGCACAGGCGACGCTCGATGCCGTGAAGAAGCGTGGCAAGGTCCTGTGCGGTGTCTCGCCAAGTTCCGCCGGCTACTCCTATGCTGACGACAAGGGCGTGCGTCAGGGTTTCGATACGGATGTTTGCCGGGCAGTGTCGTCTGCTGTGTTCGGCGCGCCCGATAAGGTCGAATTCGTCCCGCTCAACACCAATATCCGCTTCCAGGCTCTGCAATCCGGCGAGATCGACGTATTGTCGCGCCAGACGACCATGACCTTCTCGCGCGACAACTCGCTCGGGCTCGATTTCGCGCCGATCGTTTTCTATGACGGCCAGGGGTTGATGGTCTCGACCAAGCTCGGCGTGAAGAGCGCATCAGAGCTTTCACAGGCAGCGATCTGCCTGCTGCCCGGCACGACGACCCTCCAGAATCTCGAGGACTATTTCAAACCGCGCAATATCAAGTACGAGGCCGTCGTCTTCGAGGACAACAATGAGTGGCGCAACGCCTTCTTCTCGGGCCGCTGCGACGTCATCACCACCGACCGCTCCGACCTTGCCTCGGTCCGCGCCGTTGCGAATGACCCCAAGCAGTTCGTCATCCTGCCCGAAACAATCTCGAAGGAGCCGCTCGCGCCCGTCGTTCGCCAGAACGACAGCAACTGGAAGGACATCGTCTCCTGGTCGGTCAATACGCTGATCGCGGCTGAGGAATACGGCATCACCCAGGCCAATGTCGATGAGCAGCTGAAGAGCAAGGATCCGGAGATCCAGCGCATGCTGGGCGTCAATGGCGACCTCGGCAAGATGCTGAATCTCGATAACAAATGGGCCTATAACATCATCAAGCAGAACGGCAATTACGGCGAAATCTTCGAGCGCAGCCTGGGCGAGAAGACCGCTCTTGGCCTGAGTCGTGGCCCCAACCAGCTCTGGAACAAGGGCGGCCTGCTCTATTCGCCACCGTTCCGGTGA
- a CDS encoding amino acid ABC transporter permease, with protein MASSASSPVRLLYDVRVRAVLYQVVAVALVIGVGLYLFGNVSRKLAEQNIATGFDYLSRPAGFVISQSFIRYDSGDTYARALLVGIFNTIWVSIFAVTLSTLLGLIVGIARLSRNPLLAFLALIYVEALRNVPLLLYLFLWYALIVAVFPPVREAWQPLPEVFLSNGGLIVPSLRWSSGHTGVLLAVIAGIALAFFAASRLRSRRVASGQNQTGWPLILAALLGPPLLAILLLQPDFVINWPEKGRFRITGGVQVTPEFTALLVGLGLSASAGIAEIVRAGILSVGRGQWEAARAVGLHDRQTMRLVVLPQALRVIVPPLTSSYLSTFKNSSLAIAIGYPDLVMVSNTTMNQTGQAIEGIAIFMLVYLSMSITISLFMNWYNARVALVER; from the coding sequence ATGGCTTCATCTGCATCCAGTCCGGTGCGGCTGCTCTATGACGTGCGCGTGCGCGCCGTGCTCTATCAGGTCGTCGCCGTTGCGCTCGTCATCGGTGTCGGGCTCTATCTGTTCGGCAATGTCTCGCGCAAGCTGGCGGAACAGAACATTGCGACCGGATTTGACTATCTCTCGCGGCCCGCCGGCTTCGTCATCAGCCAATCCTTCATCCGCTACGATTCCGGCGACACCTACGCGCGTGCCCTGCTTGTCGGCATCTTCAACACGATCTGGGTGTCGATTTTCGCGGTCACCCTTTCCACGCTGCTCGGGCTGATTGTCGGAATCGCCCGGCTGTCTCGCAATCCGCTTCTGGCGTTCCTGGCGCTGATCTATGTCGAGGCGCTGCGCAACGTGCCGCTGCTTCTCTATCTCTTCCTGTGGTATGCGCTCATCGTCGCGGTTTTCCCGCCTGTTCGCGAGGCCTGGCAGCCATTGCCCGAGGTCTTCCTGAGCAATGGCGGTTTGATTGTTCCGTCGCTGCGCTGGTCATCCGGGCATACCGGCGTCCTCTTGGCGGTGATCGCCGGTATCGCGCTGGCATTCTTCGCGGCATCCAGGCTGCGCAGCAGGCGCGTCGCCTCCGGACAGAACCAGACGGGATGGCCGCTTATCCTTGCCGCTCTCTTGGGGCCTCCCCTGCTGGCGATCCTGCTGCTGCAACCTGATTTCGTGATCAACTGGCCGGAGAAAGGCCGGTTCCGCATCACCGGCGGCGTTCAGGTCACCCCCGAATTCACGGCGCTGCTGGTCGGGCTCGGCCTCTCCGCCTCGGCCGGAATCGCGGAGATCGTGCGCGCCGGCATCCTTTCGGTCGGGCGCGGCCAATGGGAAGCGGCGCGCGCCGTGGGATTGCATGACCGTCAGACCATGCGGCTCGTCGTACTGCCGCAGGCGCTGCGCGTGATCGTGCCCCCACTGACCAGTTCCTATCTGTCGACGTTCAAGAACTCGTCGCTCGCCATTGCCATCGGCTACCCCGATCTCGTGATGGTCTCCAACACCACAATGAACCAGACGGGACAGGCGATCGAGGGCATCGCGATCTTCATGCTGGTCTATCTCAGCATGTCGATCACGATCTCCCTGTTCATGAACTGGTACAACGCCCGCGTCGCGCTGGTGGAGCGCTGA